TGGTAGACGGGCGTCGAGATTGGGTTCTGGACCACGTAGACGGTGACATCCAATCAAACGCTAGGGGACTTCGGTGACCAGACTTGTCAGCAGTAGGCCAACCGAAGTGCCGGTTATCAGTCGACGGATGCGGGAGTTGATTGTCAAATGAGAAGGTCGACGATGGCCTTGGAGACAACGAGCCCCGCCGGACCGTGCCTAAGATCGATGACGGGTCGATAGGATCGTGCCTAGGACTGAACTGGTTGTAACCGGAGTTGAGAGCCGTGCCCTCGCCCTTGGGTAAACCACCACCgcttccaaatccaaactTACTCGACGAGAAGATGCTAGAGATAGCTGTACGTCTGGACGGCAAATGGTCAGACGAGCTGTCTGGGGTAGCTCCAGTTGTGTTGTTTCTTGGAAGCAGTGACATTGGGTTGCCCCAGCCGCTGGTGTAGCTTAGGCGCCGACGCCTAGGCCCAATGGGTTCTACTTCATCCATTTCTCTGGGGAATGACTGGCTCTGGCCTTGTTTTAGAGTCCCCAAAAGAGGCGGTTCTTCTGCTAGGGTCTTCCCACGGGGTCGGTTAAAGTTGAAGAAACCGGACAGCCGCCTTGAGGCACGTTTCGGCGCCTCATTAGCATCCTCCAAGGGAGCCGCTTCGGCGCCATCGTCCTGAGAGTGCTGCTGTGCTTCCTGAGGACTAGCCAAATGACTTCCAGGGCGACTCCCAGCAGACTCTGGGGAAGGGGGCCCGGGAGGGAAGCTATCATTCTGGGGAGTGGTCTGTTCGTGGTCTGAGAATCGGGGCCGGATAATAGGCCGCGGCAACTCTGGCGATTCTTCATCACCAAGCAGATCAGAGGGAAGTAAAGCGTCCGCCCGGGGGCTCATCTGTGGATTGGCGATGGAAAAGTCAGACCCTCTGCGGTAACTCTCCGGCTGACTAGTTAAGGTAGGAAGGGTCATTCCATtattgatgttgaagaaaGACGGGGCTGGTGCAAAAGTTGGCGAACTAGtcgtgggaggaggattgtAATTCAGGCTGGTAGGGAACGGCTCTAGCGAAGAGTAATTCATCGGCGAGGAGACATTGCTGTTGAGCGAACTGCGATGGCGACGCGGTGGGCGAATGGTAGCTCCGCTGGGTAGATCCAATTCCAGCGGTGGCAGAGAGAATGGGCCGGCATTGCCTCTTTGCGAGGTCAGCCACTTGAAACGCTCCTGTGCCTCTTGATACTGTTGCTGAGCTTGGGTATGGAGGTTCACAAGTGCCGCGTAACGAGCTTGCAGATGGCCGAGTTTGATTTCCCACTGCCGTGCTCGCTCGTTGTCAATGCGGTCCAACTCcctcccatcttctccatctgccTCGGGGTGCCCCTTTCTCTCATCCTCAAGTTTCTTCACCCGTCCACCCTTGTCTTGAATTTCGTCGTCGATGGTTTTCATCTCGGCTTGCTCCTTCGCAATTTTCTCTCTCACTTCATCCTCACGTTGCTTTCCCTCTCCTTCAAGACGAGTCTTCTCATCCCTGGCCTGCTCAGCATCTGCAACTATTCGAACTATTTGTTCTTGCCACCGTGCAAGGTCCTTCTTCCGCTTTCTGCGATCGGCATCTTTCTGCTGAAGAACTCTCTCACGCTTTGTCTTTTCACTTTGTACTGTCCGATTGACACTTTCGAGCTTGTTGACGTGCTTTTTCAGATCACCGCTGGCCTCATCCTTTTCCTTCAcccgcttcttcaactcaTCCCGCTGCTTCTCCAGATCCTTCAAAAGCGTAATatgctcctcctcttcatctgtGGTTTGCCTTTCCACGGTATCGTTATCATGCTGAAGATTCTTGAGTCGATCCGCTAGGCGAGTGATGTCCTCATTTTGGTCGTAGGTGACGGTACTGTGCGGTATAGTCTCTGGATGGCTGTGCGAAACGTCCGTAGTGCCGGATGCAGGGGACTGGCGGCGTCCTACAGATGAACGTTTCTGCACGGGTCCTCCGCTATGTTCGCGGGCCATTAAAGGCGCGGAGGGGGTTGGAAGACCAACGGTTGACCGGGGAACTGAAGCGCGGATTGTAGGTCCGGTTGACGGAGCATTTTGATTAGATTGGGAGGCAGGAAGTGACTTAGTGCGCACATGGATGACTGCACTGGGCGTCTGAAAGTTTGCTGCGCTGATTGACTGGACACAGATGTGATATATGCTTCCGGGAATAAGGTTCAAAATTTCGACGGCAGTTTCCGCTCGTTTGGATTCACCCACTGCAAGGAACCAACTAGGTCAATAACGTTCCTTATCGCATAAGGTTGTGAGTGGCATGACGAAGCTTACCTTTGGTCCCATTAACCTGAATTATGTGCTTATGAATAGAGTTATGAAAGTCGGGTTGCTTCCACGCAATCCGTATTGCGCGAGCGGTGATTTCTTCGAGAGTAACTTCGGGGGGCGGAGGGATGTCCAAGCCAAGTTTTTCTATCAACAGATCATTGGGAGTCTGACAGACCTGCCACGCACGGTACAGAAGCCTGTCAAGGAGGTTAGTTCATCACGAACTGGTAGCACAGGGGAGCGCGCTGAACTTACCAGCACAGAGCCCAGAGGATGCTGGCTGCCAGAAAGAGAGCCATGACGCCTCGCACCCTGACACGGGGGACCACGCTGGGGTAGGCGTCAAAGGGAAGATAAAATGGCTCATACATCCCAGCTGCGGTCCATGGGCAAAATTCGAGCAGGACGGGATGCCGGTCTCTTCGCCGAAGGGTCTGCTACCTCGGAATCAACTGCGGAAGGCGTGACAAAATGAGCGCTGCGGAGTGGCAGTGGGGAGATCATGTGATGCTTGACTCAGCCGTCCCACTAAACCGTATCAGGGTAGCGCTCAACAAGCTTTTCCCTCCAAATGGACTAGCCTCGGTCCAGGTCATGCGACAGGGCTGACTCGATGCGGACTAGCGCTGACTATAATTAGTGCTGCATAATTCGCAAAATACTTGCTGCTGACATAACAGACATGCAGCTGGATAAGCCCAGCTGATTGCATGTTGGGCTGTTGAGAGCTGCATCCGCTCAACGCCCGGCCTGTCAACGTCCCATCGTCTCCTCACTCGGCTATCTCGGCCTTTTTAACCCCTCGATTGTTGTCGGACTTAAACCCGCTCGTTTGCCCTCCGGCTGTGATAAGCTGAAGTCCTGGACCAGCCCTGGAATTGTTTTCATTCTTCGCCTTTTCCATTCTTTCTCCACTCCTGTCGGGGCATGTCTCTCGGCTTGTCACATGGGTTTGATGTAGGCGGCAATTCCTGCTTCAGCTTGTGACTTTCCACGTCCTCATCTCCACTGACCTCACCCCGCGATTCTACCATCTCGTTGCGACCGACCTTCTATTCTTTGCGAGGGGAGCTCGCCGTGACATTGCGGGATGCAGTACGTCAGAAGTATTAGCGGCTCCGTCTCAAAGACCTGGAACTCGATCAACCCAGCCACCTTGAGCGGAGCCATCGATGTGATTGTCAtcgagcaagaagatggTTTGTTTGTGATAGATTGGGTgttaattatctatttttctAACTTTGCGGTTTATAGGCACCCTTGCGTGTTCACCGTTCCACGTCCGATTCGGCAAGTTCTCGTTACTCCGACCATACGAAAAGAAGGTACTAGAGATCCGTGATCCTGTTGCTGAGACTATTTGGCGTGGCTAACTCATTTGAAGGTGGAATTCAAAGTCAATGATGTCAAACAAGACTATGCAATGAAGCTGGGGGAGGGTGGGGAGGCCTTCTTTGTGTTTGAGACGTCGGAAGAAATTCCCGCCTCAATGCAGACATCGCCTCTGATATCGCCAATCCCGAGTCCGAAGATGGGCAGCGAAGAAAGCTTGCCCTCACTGCAAGAACCGGAATACTTGGACCTCGACCAGTCGAAAGAAGCAGTTCACCCCCCGCTTGTATCTAGGGGGGGTCGGGCGACCAGTGATTTGGGTACGCTGACCCTGCCTTGCACATTACATTCACTTCCATACTTATTTATGTTTAGGTCTGGTGACTCCTCTGTCGCAGTCCCCGGATGAGTCTACTTTGGACAGGTCTCCTCGAAGTTCCCTCGGTCCAGAGCCAAAGTTAGATCGTGCGCTTTCCGATGGAATTCTGCCGACTGGAGGATACTCTTCCGGCCCTGGTGTTTCTGATCAGGTTTTCCAACTACAGCGACCGGAATCCGCCGATtcggctgaagaagctgacCACCTCCGACGATCACAAAGCCCCCCTCCGGTGTCTCTACAAGAGGCTGTTTCACGAGCGATGTCCCTGTCCCAGAAACTATCGACGTCGAATATTCCCTCCCGCGTTACCGATACTGGCGATCTAATGCTTGATATGACGGGTTATAAGAGtaatgaagaggatgctCTCCGTGCAGAGGTTGTTGCGCGCAAAATTCTTGCCGAGGAACTCGAAGGGAACTACGATATCGGGGCCCTCATTGGAGCGGATGAGCATGGCAACCTATGGATATACAGTAGCGAAGAAGCCAAAGAGTCAGCAAACCGCCGAGCGACGATCAACTCCATGCGCCCTAGCTCCGCTATGAGTGAAAATGCGATGTCCGACCCTGGCTATCATAGCGATAGCGACAACTCTCTCGGCAACCCATTCCATATACGGCACCACCGTACACAGTCTGATGTTCAGCCTGGATTCCCAACGCCACCGCATTCGCCCCCTCACATCACCATGCCGATGGAACCGGTTCGCAACTATGCGAAGACATTACGCCTCACAAGCGACCAGCTCAAGGCGTTGGACCTAAAGCCCGGCATCAACGACATGTCTTTTAGCGTCAACAAGGCTACCTGCACTGCTAATATGTATCTCTGGAGCGGAGATATTCCTATTGTCATTTCGGATATCGATGGAACCATTACCAAGTGAGTTTCTTAAGATTCTGTCCTTTTTCACACAACTAATTTTCATCAGGTCCGATGCTTTGGGTCATGTTTTGAATATGATCGGTCGAGACTGGACTCATGCTGGAGTCGCTAAATTGTATACTGATATTGTTAGCAATGGATACAACATCATGTACCTCACCAGTCGATCCGTTGGGCAAGCAGATACTACGCGGTCATACATCTATGGTGTTTGTCAAGATGGATACCGACTTCCAAAAGGACCTACTATCATGAGTCCTGATCGAACGATGGCAGCGTTGCGACGTGAGATCTATTTAAGGAAGCCCGAAGTCTTCAAAATGGCCTGCCTAAGAGACATTCTGGGTCTTTTTAACGGGAAAGAGAACCCGTTTTATGCAGGATTTGGCAACAGGCTTACAGACGCTCTCAGTTATCGGTCCGTGAACATCCCATCTAGCAGGATTTTCACCATCAACTCGAACGCCGAAGTTCAGTTGGACCTTCTGAGCTTGAACAAGTATAAGAGCAGTTACGTTTCCATGCGTGAGCTAGTGGATCACTTTTTCCCACCCGTCAGCTTGCTGGTCCAAGCCGGTGGTGAAGAATATACCGATTTCACGTATTGGCGGGATGTTCCACGAGACCTTGACGATATTTCGACGACGGATAGTGAAGGCGAAAGCCAggcagatgatgaggatgatgctgatgatgaagactACGATCCTGAACTgagcgatgaggaagagcttgagGACGACGAAattggagaggaggatcttGGCGCAAGCTTCGTTTCTCAGGCCACAGACCCCTACGAGGGCGAGGCGAGCGTCGCTTCAGATGACGAAGGCGAAATTGAGGGTGAAATTGAGGGTGAACTCGAGGGTGAACTCGAGGGCGAAATTGAAGGCGAAATTGAAGGCGATATTGACGGGGAGATCGACggggaggtcgaggatgaagatgaggaagatgagaagaaCAACGTGGTACCCGAAGTTCCAGTCCGCGGAAAGgattcaactccatccacaCCCGGCAGGTGAGGActgaacatgaacatgaacagaACATATTCGACGTATGTGACGATATTTCGAGCGACATTCCCACGCTTATAGAAACGACCGGGAGAACGCGTTAGACTACTTGCATTGACGgtgtttttttcttcttttttgattTGTCGAGCCACATGACGGGCGTCAACGGTTGCATATCAGCGTTGGTTATTTTTACCGATTCCATTAGAACTGTATTTTTACGCATTAGAAGCAATAATAGGAAGCAATAATGCAATCTGTTCATTTGAGAATGTGTTCCCCTTTTCTGTCTAGTAGGTATAATTGCGAGAAGCATATCTGCTATCATCACCCTCAACAGAACCAAATACACCAGAAAAGTAATATAGCCCTAACAACGGGGCTAGGAGTTATCAACGCAAGAGAACACGCCCGTGATGCTGCCATCGCCATAAGCAGCCTCGATACTCAGAACAGTTGCATAAGTACCCCCAACCATAATCAGAAAGCCGGAGACGACCATGAACCAAGCGAGCGTGAAGCCAAGGGCATATTTCCAGGCTTTCCAGCCGCCCCTCGCAACCAGGTAGGAGTCAACGAGCCAGTGATTTGCGGACGAGGACTGCGAAAGGCTCAGGCTCGGATGTGGGCCTCCTTGAATGGCTTTAACGGGCTGTCTTGCAATGAAGAATAAGAGCATGAAGCCGGGAATAACGTTAGTGAAGACCGGATTGAAAAGAGCCCCGACGAGGCTTAGGAAGtcgtcgaagaagggaaCGACGCCGACAATGATGAAGCCGAAAACGACGGTGACGGCCATCGAGCCAGCCCAGACGGCCCAATGCTGGGTGGTATTTGACTGGAGATGGCGTGTCCCTCGTAGGATCCTCACGAATGAATATTTGGCTGCGATATGACTCCATAAGACTGCAGTCACTAACAGCCCTGGTAGCGCAATGCCGTAGGATATCTTTTTGATAAGAGGACCTGCTGAGCCTAGGGCAGGGCTTGCGATATACTGGCCAACCTTGCCATAGACAATCGACCCGATCACGATATTCGTTGCAACAATAAAAGTCTGGCCGCAAAGCAGCGACCTGGTGAAGAGGTGAGGGTGCTTCATTTCAGCAGCAAAGGTGAAGAATGTCCCAGATCCACCGACGGCAAATAACTGAGTCGAGATGGCGCCCATTGCCTTGAGAAAGGTCGTTTGCGGGAGAACACGGATATCAAGATCGATGGAGCCATCTGCAGGAGCCACGGCAGGCCGGTCTTGGGTGAGGCATGCGATTGCGGTGATCCAGATGGAAATGATGATTCCGGCCACGCCTAGCCAGCTCAGCCAGGAGACTTTCTCTAGAGACCTGAAGCCTGTCCCGATGATGAAGGAGGCGGCGCAGGTAacgccgaggaagacggtggtgCAGGCTCCGTGCTCAGATAGGGCATTTAACGATGCTGATGTTGTGAGCATTCCTGCACCAGCTACCAGGGCAAGGTAGATGTAGTAGATGATCCCAACGACCTCCCTGCCTGTCTCCCCGAAGAGCATCTCGGCGGCATCCCCAATGCTGTGCATATGGGGGTAGTACTGCCTAGCATTCCCACATACATAGCCGGCCACAGTCGAGATCATAGCCAGGATAATAAAACAAAAGATGCCGGGAAAGAAGCCCAGAACGTGGAAGGTGGAGGGGAGACTCAAGACCCCGAGTCCAATTTGGACCTTCGTAACGAGGACAGCGGCGCCTTGCCAGGAAACACCACGGAAATTGACTTCACTGTTGGCGTCGTCGAAGAGATCAGGCGGTTGCTGGTGTACTGATTGAATGGAAGCAACAGGGCTCAAGGTCCCATCATGGCCAGCCTCTATGGTAGAGCTCTTGTCCTGCGCGGCAGTGTCTTTCTTTGCCGGGCTCATTTTGAAGATGTGCTCAGGCGCCAGACCAAGACTAGCCAGGGGTGGCTGTTAAGTAGCCATGGGGTAGATAGTGTGGGGGAGGGCTATTGTCTATAAACTGGGGTATGGCCTCTGCCACTCGATCCTGAGCCCGGCCCGAGATCCTTATCGCCATCTTATTCACGCGGCCGAGatcatgttggagatagcgggctcaccaccagccttgcagggtcttttggtgcagtggtctagcgtctcatcagtAAACTTATACGCCATAACTCGTAGGAGGAACGCAGCTGCATCTTGTCTCGAGCTGAACAGTCCCTGGGCGGTGTCTATGTCTGCACTGGAGTCTTAAGGAAAGTTCATCGGATGCTGAGCTGATATGGGGGTTTCCCCAGTTTCCAAGGAGTTGATTTGCGGGGAAGAGAGGACATCTACCGGGCCGAGATACTCACTAGTGAGACTGAAACAGCGAAATAGCCTTCGCCATCCTGTATAAACGGAGCCTTTTGCACTTGTCGGATCGGACCTCTATCCGAGCCGTGGCGCTCCCTCAGCTGGGGAGCACTACTTGGCTGAACGAGCTGTTTGAGGATCTATTCGTGATATTTAGACATCCATAGAGCTGGAGAATCCTTGTAGACATTGTGAATTGACTAGGTTAGCTGTTGGTTAAGAGCAATCTGGAATCTTTACATGGAGCGGACCAAGTTAGACCAGCTGAATCCGGCAGAGAGCTACTTCGTAGAAGACCCTTTAGCTAAAGATCTCGCTAGTTATACTCCAAATAACTGTCTCAGCCTATGCGTCCTGTCTGCTGCCTGCTCAACGACCTCCGAGCACGACACGATACAATGTCCGATATCCAAAC
This region of Aspergillus puulaauensis MK2 DNA, chromosome 5, nearly complete sequence genomic DNA includes:
- a CDS encoding Fibronectin type III domain protein (COG:S;~EggNog:ENOG410PISW;~InterPro:IPR013783,IPR036116,IPR003961;~TransMembrane:1 (i21-42o);~go_function: GO:0005515 - protein binding [Evidence IEA]); translation: MYEPFYLPFDAYPSVVPRVRVRGVMALFLAASILWALCWLLYRAWQVCQTPNDLLIEKLGLDIPPPPEVTLEEITARAIRIAWKQPDFHNSIHKHIIQVNGTKVGESKRAETAVEILNLIPGSIYHICVQSISAANFQTPSAVIHVRTKSLPASQSNQNAPSTGPTIRASVPRSTVGLPTPSAPLMAREHSGGPVQKRSSVGRRQSPASGTTDVSHSHPETIPHSTVTYDQNEDITRLADRLKNLQHDNDTVERQTTDEEEEHITLLKDLEKQRDELKKRVKEKDEASGDLKKHVNKLESVNRTVQSEKTKRERVLQQKDADRRKRKKDLARWQEQIVRIVADAEQARDEKTRLEGEGKQREDEVREKIAKEQAEMKTIDDEIQDKGGRVKKLEDERKGHPEADGEDGRELDRIDNERARQWEIKLGHLQARYAALVNLHTQAQQQYQEAQERFKWLTSQRGNAGPFSLPPLELDLPSGATIRPPRRHRSSLNSNVSSPMNYSSLEPFPTSLNYNPPPTTSSPTFAPAPSFFNINNGMTLPTLTSQPESYRRGSDFSIANPQMSPRADALLPSDLLGDEESPELPRPIIRPRFSDHEQTTPQNDSFPPGPPSPESAGSRPGSHLASPQEAQQHSQDDGAEAAPLEDANEAPKRASRRLSGFFNFNRPRGKTLAEEPPLLGTLKQGQSQSFPREMDEVEPIGPRRRRLSYTSGWGNPMSLLPRNNTTGATPDSSSDHLPSRRTAISSIFSSSKFGFGSGGGLPKGEGTALNSGYNQFSPRHDPIDPSSILGTVRRGSLSPRPSSTFSFDNQLPHPSTDNRHFGWPTADKSGHRSPLAFDWMSPSTWSRTQSRRPSTTQYGSSGHLPLGFSGEPDLIEDSSFERQGRPLQAPIGTRPSSSHRPITPKLNPAAPTFRTIFKKSDKKDGKDKGESNEEADASFDMAFKDGSPSESRDSRSLSSLPRGSYESLERMPSAASADNASSKESFIQKITRKSSSSKFGSWKDRSGLFSKKGDASQGDIDEDGDSEVQLAKSIDSTLSSAPSRSSLSFFSRKSKKSDKAASETSERPSERHSEFGDDEIPEEETV
- a CDS encoding putative lipin Smp2 (BUSCO:EOG092636Y6;~COG:I,N;~EggNog:ENOG410Q74I;~InterPro:IPR031315,IPR007651,IPR036412,IPR026058, IPR013209;~PFAM:PF08235,PF04571) encodes the protein MQYVRSISGSVSKTWNSINPATLSGAIDVIVIEQEDGTLACSPFHVRFGKFSLLRPYEKKVEFKVNDVKQDYAMKLGEGGEAFFVFETSEEIPASMQTSPLISPIPSPKMGSEESLPSLQEPEYLDLDQSKEAVHPPLVSRGGRATSDLGLVTPLSQSPDESTLDRSPRSSLGPEPKLDRALSDGILPTGGYSSGPGVSDQVFQLQRPESADSAEEADHLRRSQSPPPVSLQEAVSRAMSLSQKLSTSNIPSRVTDTGDLMLDMTGYKSNEEDALRAEVVARKILAEELEGNYDIGALIGADEHGNLWIYSSEEAKESANRRATINSMRPSSAMSENAMSDPGYHSDSDNSLGNPFHIRHHRTQSDVQPGFPTPPHSPPHITMPMEPVRNYAKTLRLTSDQLKALDLKPGINDMSFSVNKATCTANMYLWSGDIPIVISDIDGTITKSDALGHVLNMIGRDWTHAGVAKLYTDIVSNGYNIMYLTSRSVGQADTTRSYIYGVCQDGYRLPKGPTIMSPDRTMAALRREIYLRKPEVFKMACLRDILGLFNGKENPFYAGFGNRLTDALSYRSVNIPSSRIFTINSNAEVQLDLLSLNKYKSSYVSMRELVDHFFPPVSLLVQAGGEEYTDFTYWRDVPRDLDDISTTDSEGESQADDEDDADDEDYDPELSDEEELEDDEIGEEDLGASFVSQATDPYEGEASVASDDEGEIEGEIEGELEGELEGEIEGEIEGDIDGEIDGEVEDEDEEDEKNNVVPEVPVRGKDSTPSTPGR
- a CDS encoding uncharacterized protein (COG:E;~EggNog:ENOG410PJ18;~InterPro:IPR013057;~PFAM:PF01490;~TransMembrane:10 (o84-105i133-154o160-181i193-212o243-265i277-298o318-339i360-385o391-413i457-481o)); this encodes MSPAKKDTAAQDKSSTIEAGHDGTLSPVASIQSVHQQPPDLFDDANSEVNFRGVSWQGAAVLVTKVQIGLGVLSLPSTFHVLGFFPGIFCFIILAMISTVAGYVCGNARQYYPHMHSIGDAAEMLFGETGREVVGIIYYIYLALVAGAGMLTTSASLNALSEHGACTTVFLGVTCAASFIIGTGFRSLEKVSWLSWLGVAGIIISIWITAIACLTQDRPAVAPADGSIDLDIRVLPQTTFLKAMGAISTQLFAVGGSGTFFTFAAEMKHPHLFTRSLLCGQTFIVATNIVIGSIVYGKVGQYIASPALGSAGPLIKKISYGIALPGLLVTAVLWSHIAAKYSFVRILRGTRHLQSNTTQHWAVWAGSMAVTVVFGFIIVGVVPFFDDFLSLVGALFNPVFTNVIPGFMLLFFIARQPVKAIQGGPHPSLSLSQSSSANHWLVDSYLVARGGWKAWKYALGFTLAWFMVVSGFLIMVGGTYATVLSIEAAYGDGSITGVFSCVDNS